ATTTCGACCCGTCTCAAATGAGCGGGTGTAGTTCAATGGTAGAACCCCAGCCTTCCAAGCTGGTTAAGACAGTTCGAATCTGTTCACCCGCTCCATTTTTTTGCCTTGATGGCACAAAAAAAGTTCCAGTGATTGGAACTTTAAAATAGTAATTTGTTGCCGGTGCTATGGCTAAGGCTAAAGCGATTCGACAAAGTGCTTGAAGCGTGCCAGACCTTTTTCAATATTCTTCATACTGCAGGCATAAGACAAGCGCACGTGACTGGGTGCACCGAAGGGTTCACAGGGAACCACCGCCACTTTTTCTTCATTTAGCAGACGCTCTGCAAACTGCGTAGCAGTCAGACCAGTGCATGAAATATTCGGGAACATATAAAAAGCACCTCTGGGCTTTACACACTGTATACCTTTGATATCCATGAGCAACTCGTACATACGATTCCGGCGTTCATCAAATGCGACGCGCATGGACTCGACGCAATCCTGCGGGCCAGTCATAGCAGCCAGCGCACCGAACATGGCAAAGGTGTTGGGCCCCGAGGTTGCGTGGCTCTGCACTTCGCCCACCTTCTTCGCTATATCCATCGGAGCACCCATATAACCAAGGCGCCAGCCGGTCATGGCATAGGCCTTACTTAACCCATTGATGGTGATCGTGCGGGCAAGCACCTCTTTGTTAAGCGAACCGATGCTAATATGTTCGACCCCGTCATAAAGCAACTTTTCGTATATTTCATCGGCGATAATCAGAAAATCATGCTTTACAGCCAGTTCAGCCACCATTTCCAGTGTCGCGTGATCATACACCATGCCGGTAGGATTCGACGGGGAATTCAAAATAATGGCACGGGTTTTTGGGGTAATCGCAGCTTCGAGCACATCTTTGCGCAACGCAAATTCATCGGACTCACGGGTTTTTACGTAGACGCTTTTGGCTCCTGCCATACGCACCATCTCCTCGTAACTCAGCCAGGAGGGTGTCGGCAGAAGAATCTCATCGCCGTCATGACAAATGACAATCAATGCATTGTACAGAGAATGTTTCGCTCCGTTACTGACGATAATCTGCTGTGGCGCATAGTCCAATCCATTTTCCCGCTTGAATTTAGCCGATATCGCATCACGCAGTGCAGGCAGCCCCGTACTGGGTGCATATTTGGTCTGCCCCTCGGTCAGTGCTGTTATGGCGGCCTGTTTGACGTGATCGGGTGTATCAAAATCAGGTTCCCCGGCACCAAAAGAACAGACATCTTCCCCAGCCGCTTTCATAGCTTTGGCCTTACTGGTCAATGCAAGCGTAGCGGAAGGCAGCACATCTCTTACTCGTTCGTTAAATTCCATCATGATAAATTAGTCACTTTCATTAATTCAATTGTGTCATTTTTATTGTCAAACACACAGCATTTGTGTTTGCTCAGGCACGAACCACTGGTATATATATAAAAAACAGAGAAAATCAAACTATTTTATGAATACAACAAAGACCCCCCGTTATCAGAATCGCTGCATGATTGCCACTCAAATTCTGCAGAGCTGCATCGAAGCGGTTCATGATGGCTGCCCGACCGATCAGACGCTAAATGTTATTTTTCGGCAGAACAAGCAATATGGTTCAAAGGATCGGCGTTTCTACAGTTCTGTGGTCTTTGCCTGGTTTCGCTGGCATCGCATGCTGGAGGCAGCCGAAATCAACGGATAC
Above is a genomic segment from Spartobacteria bacterium containing:
- a CDS encoding pyridoxal phosphate-dependent aminotransferase yields the protein MEFNERVRDVLPSATLALTSKAKAMKAAGEDVCSFGAGEPDFDTPDHVKQAAITALTEGQTKYAPSTGLPALRDAISAKFKRENGLDYAPQQIIVSNGAKHSLYNALIVICHDGDEILLPTPSWLSYEEMVRMAGAKSVYVKTRESDEFALRKDVLEAAITPKTRAIILNSPSNPTGMVYDHATLEMVAELAVKHDFLIIADEIYEKLLYDGVEHISIGSLNKEVLARTITINGLSKAYAMTGWRLGYMGAPMDIAKKVGEVQSHATSGPNTFAMFGALAAMTGPQDCVESMRVAFDERRNRMYELLMDIKGIQCVKPRGAFYMFPNISCTGLTATQFAERLLNEEKVAVVPCEPFGAPSHVRLSYACSMKNIEKGLARFKHFVESL